A single region of the Halomicroarcula saliterrae genome encodes:
- a CDS encoding type II glyceraldehyde-3-phosphate dehydrogenase codes for MLHVGINGFGTIGKRVADAVRVQPDMTVAGVAKRSPNFEATIAVDRDYGLYAAGEDGADPFASAGLDTAGTVRDLVEASDVVVDATPGGVGETNAALYADYDTPAIFQGGESADVADVSFNARANYDTAVGADTARVVSCNTTGLSRLFAPLQDAYGIEKARVTLVRRGGDPGQTGRGPINDTLPDPVEIPSHHGPDVQTVFPDLAIDTMGMKVPTTQMHTHSVNVTLESEPTAAAVRDLLSAESRLFLIPETLGIDGAGKLKEYTRDAGRPRGDVWENCIWAESVTAEDRDLYLFQAIHQEADVVPENIDAVRALSERTASAEQSIRRTDAALGVGRGLVQHESEPARAEGTADD; via the coding sequence ATGCTCCATGTGGGCATCAACGGCTTCGGCACGATCGGCAAGCGGGTCGCCGACGCGGTGCGTGTCCAGCCGGATATGACGGTCGCTGGCGTCGCCAAACGCTCGCCGAACTTCGAGGCAACCATCGCCGTAGACCGCGATTACGGGCTCTACGCCGCCGGGGAGGACGGAGCCGACCCCTTCGCGTCGGCGGGGCTCGACACGGCGGGGACGGTGCGGGACCTCGTCGAGGCGAGCGACGTCGTCGTCGACGCGACGCCCGGCGGCGTGGGCGAGACCAACGCCGCGCTCTACGCTGACTACGACACGCCGGCCATCTTCCAGGGCGGCGAATCTGCAGACGTGGCCGATGTCAGCTTCAACGCGCGGGCCAACTACGACACGGCCGTCGGTGCCGACACCGCCCGCGTCGTTTCCTGTAACACGACGGGCCTTTCCCGGCTCTTTGCGCCGCTACAGGACGCCTACGGCATCGAGAAGGCCCGGGTGACGCTCGTCCGCCGGGGTGGCGACCCCGGCCAGACGGGCCGCGGCCCCATCAACGACACCTTGCCCGACCCGGTTGAGATACCGTCCCACCACGGCCCGGACGTCCAGACGGTGTTCCCCGACCTCGCCATCGACACGATGGGGATGAAGGTGCCCACGACGCAGATGCACACCCACTCGGTCAACGTGACACTGGAATCGGAGCCCACGGCCGCGGCCGTCAGGGACCTGCTCTCCGCCGAGTCCCGGCTGTTCCTCATCCCCGAGACGCTCGGCATCGACGGCGCCGGCAAACTGAAGGAGTACACGCGGGACGCCGGCCGTCCGCGCGGGGACGTCTGGGAGAACTGCATCTGGGCCGAATCTGTGACAGCGGAGGACCGGGACCTCTATCTGTTCCAGGCCATCCACCAGGAGGCCGACGTGGTCCCCGAGAACATCGACGCCGTGCGCGCGCTCTCGGAGCGGACGGCGAGCGCCGAACAGAGCATCCGACGGACCGACGCGGCACTCGGCGTGGGACGCGGACTGGTCCAGCACGAATCCGAGCCGGCCCGGGCCGAGGGCACTGCGGACGATTGA
- a CDS encoding aminopeptidase, producing MDNSSLRRPAETAIEQCMDLQPDESCAIVTDDKRRAIGEALYRVAAEITGDTVFVRYPPGNQHGEEPPASVAGAMETADVVLAPTTKSLTHTEARSEANAAGARVATLPGITEGVFLMGLDADYAAIEGHCEDVLAQVGDADEIRVTTPQGTDITFTVGSREWYLDTGIVHEAGEMSNLPAGEVFIAPETADGTFVVDGTMRPHGKLDGKLLSFEVEDGYVTDISDPDIREQVETAAEEVGRDAYNLAELGIGTNVAVSELVGSVLLDEKAGGTVHIAVGDDHAIGGDTHAPIHLDGILTEPTVYADGNEIELPRGE from the coding sequence ATGGACAACTCCTCGCTTCGCCGCCCCGCCGAGACGGCCATCGAGCAGTGCATGGACCTCCAGCCGGACGAGTCGTGTGCGATCGTCACCGACGACAAGCGCCGGGCCATCGGCGAGGCGCTGTACCGCGTCGCCGCCGAGATAACCGGAGACACCGTCTTCGTTCGCTACCCGCCGGGGAACCAGCACGGCGAGGAGCCGCCCGCCTCCGTCGCCGGCGCGATGGAGACCGCCGACGTGGTGCTGGCTCCGACGACCAAGAGCCTGACCCACACCGAGGCCCGCAGCGAGGCCAACGCGGCGGGCGCCCGCGTCGCGACTCTGCCTGGCATCACCGAGGGCGTCTTTCTGATGGGGCTCGACGCCGACTACGCGGCCATCGAGGGCCACTGCGAGGACGTGCTCGCACAGGTCGGGGACGCCGACGAGATCCGGGTCACCACGCCACAGGGCACCGACATCACGTTCACCGTCGGCTCCCGTGAGTGGTATCTCGACACCGGCATCGTCCACGAGGCCGGCGAGATGTCGAACCTCCCCGCGGGCGAAGTGTTCATCGCGCCCGAGACTGCCGACGGCACCTTCGTCGTCGACGGGACGATGCGCCCCCACGGGAAACTCGACGGGAAACTGCTCTCCTTCGAGGTCGAGGACGGCTACGTCACCGACATTTCGGACCCGGACATCCGCGAGCAGGTCGAGACGGCCGCCGAGGAAGTCGGTCGGGACGCCTACAACCTCGCCGAACTGGGCATCGGGACGAACGTCGCCGTCAGCGAGCTCGTGGGCTCCGTGCTGCTGGACGAGAAGGCCGGCGGCACCGTCCACATCGCCGTCGGCGACGACCACGCCATCGGCGGCGACACCCACGCGCCCATCCACCTCGACGGCATCCTGACGGAGCCGACCGTCTACGCCGACGGGAACGAGATAGAGCTACCGCGCGGGGAGTGA
- a CDS encoding DUF1648 domain-containing protein yields MPRSRATRLSTALVALSVLGSLALWPRLPAEMAIHFSASGTPDNFVPRVVGAFLLPAVMVLTLLVVRWAMRSDPPADPRLGRLVTVATVGFLSALHGLVLGWNLGYPVPFDLVLVVALVLGVALCGYVIRRESVSPG; encoded by the coding sequence ATGCCCCGCTCGCGTGCCACCCGGCTCTCGACCGCTCTCGTCGCCCTGTCAGTTCTGGGGAGTCTCGCGCTCTGGCCGCGGCTGCCGGCCGAGATGGCGATTCACTTCTCGGCGTCGGGGACTCCGGACAACTTCGTCCCGCGGGTCGTTGGCGCGTTCCTGCTCCCGGCCGTAATGGTGCTGACGCTCCTCGTCGTGCGCTGGGCGATGCGCTCCGACCCACCTGCGGACCCCCGCCTCGGTCGGCTGGTGACCGTCGCCACGGTCGGGTTCCTGAGTGCGCTCCACGGCCTCGTTCTCGGCTGGAACCTCGGGTATCCCGTCCCGTTCGACCTCGTCCTCGTCGTCGCGCTCGTCCTGGGTGTGGCGCTCTGTGGCTACGTCATCCGGCGTGAGAGCGTCTCGCCGGGGTAA
- a CDS encoding HVO_0476 family zinc finger protein, producing the protein MSDATPGERIGLPCPACSPDIETVHEVLKPGGHVTVRCTECDHVHKEQLPEDSTVQRDVVVSQDGESFKAQVDVPEEEELSVGEEFLLETEEAVVTARITSLETADGRTEDAPAEVVETIWSRAVGNVAVNVTMHPKDGRHDETESFKLQVPGDYEFTVGVTEQFGDEEFTVEGIHVRDDAHGYEHEKLDFDGDMVFAKDINRLYVRDESSTAWSAW; encoded by the coding sequence ATGAGCGACGCGACACCCGGGGAGCGAATCGGGCTCCCCTGTCCGGCCTGTTCGCCGGACATCGAGACCGTCCACGAGGTACTGAAGCCCGGCGGCCACGTTACGGTTCGCTGTACGGAGTGTGACCACGTCCACAAGGAGCAACTGCCCGAGGACTCGACCGTGCAGCGCGACGTCGTCGTCTCCCAGGACGGCGAATCGTTCAAAGCTCAGGTCGACGTGCCCGAGGAGGAGGAGCTGTCCGTCGGCGAGGAGTTCCTGCTGGAGACCGAGGAGGCCGTCGTCACGGCCCGCATCACAAGTCTGGAGACCGCCGACGGGCGCACGGAGGACGCACCCGCCGAGGTCGTCGAGACCATCTGGTCCCGCGCGGTCGGCAACGTCGCGGTCAACGTCACGATGCACCCGAAGGACGGGCGCCACGACGAGACCGAGAGCTTCAAGCTGCAGGTCCCCGGCGACTACGAGTTCACCGTCGGCGTGACCGAGCAGTTCGGCGACGAGGAGTTCACGGTGGAGGGCATCCACGTCCGCGACGACGCCCACGGCTACGAACACGAGAAGCTGGATTTCGACGGCGACATGGTGTTCGCGAAGGACATCAACCGCCTCTACGTCCGCGACGAGTCTTCGACCGCCTGGTCGGCCTGGTAA
- a CDS encoding protein-L-isoaspartate O-methyltransferase family protein, translating into MDPAVLRDDMVDSLQHESKGVVQSAWLSAAMRAVPREAFVGEQQAYSDRPFERLGTRVLSPSTAARLLEALAPEEGDEVLVVGAGIGYTAAVLAERVGAANVQAIDITRRLVLEARSNLAEAGYEAVLVDRRDGADGLPEYAPYDRVLLEAAAIEPPRALVRQLAEDGRLVMPLGASEQTLAIVDADGESERLGSVAFQPMLVEGEQADTVERNRTRREDREHAQRSAQSRTGWEQDWIDWD; encoded by the coding sequence ATGGACCCAGCGGTCCTTCGGGACGATATGGTCGACAGCCTCCAACACGAGAGCAAAGGCGTCGTCCAGAGCGCGTGGCTGTCAGCAGCGATGCGGGCGGTTCCGCGCGAGGCCTTTGTCGGCGAGCAACAGGCGTACTCCGACCGGCCCTTCGAGCGGCTGGGGACCCGCGTGCTCTCGCCCAGTACCGCCGCACGGCTGCTGGAAGCGCTCGCCCCCGAGGAGGGCGACGAGGTGCTGGTCGTCGGAGCCGGTATCGGCTACACCGCCGCCGTGCTGGCCGAGCGCGTCGGGGCCGCGAACGTGCAGGCTATCGATATCACGCGCCGACTCGTCCTGGAGGCCCGCTCGAACCTCGCCGAGGCCGGCTACGAGGCCGTCCTCGTCGACCGGCGCGACGGCGCCGACGGTCTCCCCGAGTACGCGCCCTACGACCGCGTCCTGCTGGAGGCGGCCGCTATCGAACCGCCGCGTGCACTGGTGAGACAGCTGGCCGAGGACGGCCGGCTCGTGATGCCACTGGGCGCCAGCGAGCAGACGCTGGCTATCGTCGACGCCGACGGCGAGAGCGAGCGGCTGGGCAGCGTCGCCTTCCAGCCGATGCTCGTCGAGGGCGAACAGGCGGACACGGTCGAGCGCAACCGCACCCGTCGCGAGGACCGCGAACACGCCCAGCGGTCGGCCCAGTCCCGGACCGGCTGGGAACAGGACTGGATCGACTGGGACTAG
- a CDS encoding DUF7382 domain-containing protein, with product MSHTLWRDERAIEGLPIRLVIALVVGVACLGVMMSTISGIETLNVTEVDVEPDPEVTGTGDGEVTVTVVDPKGAKIAGATVVATSGTATLDSVTTASTGDDGEAELSLSPSLGPNQNEGTVTFSVKPHAAGNYRDDQSNTELLVVKNR from the coding sequence ATGAGTCACACACTCTGGCGTGACGAACGGGCGATAGAGGGGCTCCCTATCAGGCTGGTCATCGCGCTGGTCGTCGGTGTTGCCTGTCTCGGGGTGATGATGAGCACGATTTCGGGGATCGAGACGCTCAACGTGACCGAGGTGGATGTCGAACCCGACCCCGAGGTGACGGGGACCGGCGACGGCGAGGTGACCGTCACGGTCGTCGATCCGAAGGGGGCGAAAATAGCCGGGGCGACGGTGGTTGCAACGAGCGGGACGGCGACGCTCGACAGTGTCACGACGGCTTCGACCGGGGACGACGGCGAGGCGGAGCTGTCGCTGTCGCCGTCCCTGGGGCCGAACCAGAACGAGGGGACGGTGACGTTCTCGGTGAAACCGCACGCTGCGGGTAACTATCGGGACGACCAGTCCAACACGGAGCTACTGGTGGTGAAAAACAGGTAG
- the crcB gene encoding fluoride efflux transporter CrcB, producing the protein MVSVEPAHLVGTGGAIGALCRHYLGSAVDIEGFPLGTLSVNVVGSFVLGLVTFAGLDSELVLFVGTGACGSFTTFSSFSFDTVHLWESGARARASVNAVVNLLGALLAIALAWGVVAFVPGL; encoded by the coding sequence ATGGTGAGCGTCGAACCGGCCCACCTCGTCGGGACCGGCGGCGCTATCGGCGCTCTCTGTCGGCACTATCTCGGTTCGGCGGTCGATATCGAGGGGTTCCCGCTGGGGACACTCAGCGTCAACGTCGTCGGGAGCTTCGTCCTCGGTCTGGTCACCTTCGCCGGCCTCGACAGCGAACTCGTGTTGTTCGTCGGCACCGGGGCCTGCGGCTCCTTTACGACGTTCTCGTCCTTTTCGTTCGACACTGTCCACCTCTGGGAGTCGGGCGCTCGGGCCAGAGCGAGCGTCAACGCCGTCGTGAATCTGCTCGGTGCCCTGCTCGCCATCGCTCTCGCGTGGGGTGTCGTGGCCTTCGTCCCCGGCCTCTAG
- a CDS encoding CrcB family protein, producing the protein MTESHPLLTVETVVLIGIGGFAGSNLRYFAGSLVPGLQGTLLVNALGSFALGFLLYEAMHLGVLADETKVAATTGFLSSFTTYSTFAVETVLTPEWAVANVAASYALGFGGVLAARQAVAVFERRDHRW; encoded by the coding sequence ATGACCGAGTCACATCCACTACTGACGGTCGAAACAGTCGTGTTGATAGGTATCGGCGGGTTCGCCGGCTCGAACCTCCGGTACTTCGCCGGGTCGCTGGTCCCCGGCCTCCAGGGGACGCTTCTGGTCAACGCGCTGGGAAGCTTCGCGCTCGGTTTTCTGCTGTACGAGGCGATGCATCTGGGCGTGCTGGCGGACGAGACCAAGGTCGCGGCGACCACCGGCTTTCTCTCCTCGTTTACCACCTACAGCACGTTCGCCGTCGAGACGGTGCTGACGCCGGAGTGGGCGGTCGCGAACGTCGCCGCGAGTTACGCGCTGGGCTTTGGCGGGGTGCTCGCCGCGCGCCAGGCGGTCGCCGTCTTTGAACGGAGGGACCACCGATGGTGA
- a CDS encoding metal ABC transporter permease — translation MSAPVLQTGPLDLLFAPFYWLLGLWSLFMSWLAGVTGLELLRYGFMHRAILVGVCIGVMAPLIGTFLVHRQLALIGDALAHTAFAGVAVGLFLNAVLDLGVSPYLTAVVVAMVAALCIELITEATDADNDVSMAIVLSTGFALGTTLISLNAGGLAVGVNQFLFGNLSTVSAENAAILLALFTVIVGVVALTRNQLLYVTFDETAAAVSGLPVRWYNRVTVMLTAMVVVGAMQIMGVILVAAMLVVPVAGATQVSRSFGESIIVSVVLAELAVLLGIGVAYYAEATAGGVIVLVAVAIYVTAVGVGKLQHSAAESTAAVAGAHGAEDADGD, via the coding sequence ATGAGCGCGCCCGTGTTGCAGACCGGGCCGCTCGACCTCCTCTTTGCGCCCTTCTACTGGCTGCTCGGGCTCTGGTCCCTGTTCATGTCGTGGCTCGCCGGCGTGACCGGACTCGAACTGCTCCGGTACGGCTTCATGCACCGGGCGATTCTCGTCGGCGTCTGCATCGGCGTGATGGCCCCCCTCATCGGGACCTTCCTCGTCCACCGCCAGCTCGCGCTCATCGGCGACGCGCTCGCACACACCGCCTTCGCCGGCGTCGCGGTCGGGCTCTTTCTCAACGCCGTCCTCGACCTCGGCGTCTCGCCGTATCTGACGGCGGTCGTCGTCGCGATGGTCGCGGCGCTGTGTATCGAGCTCATCACCGAGGCGACCGACGCCGACAACGACGTCTCGATGGCCATCGTCCTCTCGACCGGGTTCGCGCTCGGGACGACGCTCATCAGCCTCAACGCGGGCGGGCTGGCCGTCGGCGTCAACCAGTTCCTCTTTGGCAACCTCTCTACGGTCTCGGCCGAGAACGCGGCCATCCTGCTCGCGCTGTTTACGGTCATCGTCGGCGTCGTCGCCCTGACGCGCAACCAGCTCCTCTATGTCACCTTCGACGAGACGGCCGCCGCCGTCTCCGGGCTCCCGGTGCGCTGGTACAACCGGGTGACGGTGATGCTGACGGCGATGGTCGTCGTCGGCGCGATGCAGATCATGGGCGTCATCCTCGTCGCCGCCATGCTCGTCGTCCCCGTCGCCGGCGCGACGCAGGTCTCCCGGAGCTTCGGCGAGTCCATCATCGTCTCCGTCGTGCTGGCCGAACTGGCGGTGCTGCTGGGCATCGGCGTCGCGTACTACGCCGAAGCGACCGCGGGGGGCGTCATCGTCCTCGTGGCCGTCGCCATCTACGTCACCGCCGTCGGTGTCGGGAAGCTCCAGCACAGCGCCGCGGAGTCGACGGCCGCTGTCGCGGGCGCCCACGGCGCCGAGGACGCCGACGGGGACTGA
- a CDS encoding metal ABC transporter ATP-binding protein yields the protein MTGTNTDPVVALDGVTFGYTATPVVEDITLAIETGEYVAIVGPNGSGKSTLLQLILGLRRPDTGTARLFGEPAVDFDDGARLGYVAQHASAAKSMPITVREVVKMGRFPHVGFGWLSPSDWAVVDDAIDTVGMTAFRDRRVTQLSGGQRQRAFIARALASEADLLVLDEPTVGVDVESVAGFYDLLSSLHAEGITVLLIEHDLGAVTEHAERVVCLNREVYFDGSTDEFVESDALGRAFGTAASLLGGDR from the coding sequence ATGACGGGGACGAACACGGACCCCGTGGTCGCCCTCGACGGCGTCACCTTCGGCTACACGGCCACACCGGTCGTCGAGGACATCACGCTGGCAATCGAGACGGGCGAGTACGTGGCCATCGTCGGCCCGAACGGCTCCGGGAAGTCGACGCTGTTGCAGCTCATCCTCGGCCTGCGCCGGCCCGACACGGGGACGGCCCGGCTGTTCGGCGAGCCGGCCGTCGACTTCGACGACGGCGCCCGGCTGGGCTACGTCGCCCAGCACGCCAGCGCCGCGAAGTCGATGCCCATCACCGTCCGGGAAGTCGTCAAGATGGGGCGGTTCCCACACGTCGGCTTCGGCTGGCTCTCGCCGTCTGACTGGGCGGTCGTCGACGACGCTATCGACACCGTGGGCATGACCGCGTTCCGGGACCGCCGGGTGACACAGCTCTCGGGCGGCCAGCGCCAGCGGGCCTTCATCGCCCGCGCGCTGGCCAGCGAAGCCGACCTGCTGGTGCTCGACGAGCCGACCGTCGGGGTCGACGTCGAGTCCGTCGCCGGCTTCTACGACCTGCTCTCGTCGCTGCACGCGGAGGGTATCACTGTCCTGCTCATCGAGCACGACCTCGGTGCCGTCACCGAACACGCCGAGCGGGTCGTCTGTCTCAACCGCGAGGTATACTTCGACGGCTCGACCGACGAGTTCGTCGAGAGCGACGCGCTGGGCCGTGCCTTCGGAACCGCGGCGAGCCTCCTTGGAGGCGACAGATGA
- a CDS encoding metal ABC transporter substrate-binding protein: MTNDTRQSTDGRGLSRRQALAAGGGLLAGGLAGCLGGSATSSGPVAVASFFSFYDFGREIASETPLTVENLVPTGLHGHGWEPNASVTRDIIEADAFVHVGPGFQPWADRAIQTLRDDDVETALINVREGVELVDLAASLDPDEEGVGDQRGKDPHFWLDPQRAEQSVDNITEGFVELLPDHEGRFRENAKRYKTDVLQRIDDDYRAIFDAAERDVVQLAAHNAFQYIGVRYGVQMRPIVTNLAASGEVTPADRREAQAFIRENDIRYIANGVFESRRPAKELVAATQVEAYFPVTPYAGVREDWVAQNWGYEEIADNINMPTFEVVLGNKAPEDAGPDGWAEEWRNFE; the protein is encoded by the coding sequence ATGACGAACGACACGCGACAGTCGACGGACGGGCGGGGGCTCTCCCGCCGGCAGGCACTCGCCGCCGGCGGTGGGCTGCTCGCCGGCGGTCTCGCGGGCTGTCTCGGCGGGAGTGCGACGTCGAGCGGCCCGGTGGCAGTGGCCTCCTTCTTCAGTTTCTACGACTTCGGCCGCGAGATAGCCAGTGAGACGCCCCTGACCGTGGAGAACCTCGTCCCGACGGGGCTACACGGACACGGGTGGGAACCGAACGCCAGCGTCACGCGGGACATCATCGAGGCCGACGCGTTCGTTCACGTCGGCCCCGGGTTCCAGCCGTGGGCGGACCGCGCCATCCAGACTCTGCGGGACGACGACGTCGAGACGGCTCTCATCAACGTCCGCGAGGGCGTCGAACTGGTCGACCTGGCGGCGTCGCTCGACCCCGACGAGGAGGGGGTCGGCGACCAGCGGGGGAAGGACCCGCACTTCTGGCTCGACCCGCAGCGGGCCGAACAGTCGGTCGACAACATCACCGAGGGGTTCGTCGAACTGCTGCCCGACCACGAGGGCCGGTTCCGCGAGAACGCCAAGCGCTACAAGACGGACGTGCTCCAGCGTATCGACGACGACTACCGCGCTATCTTCGACGCCGCCGAGCGGGACGTGGTCCAGCTGGCCGCCCACAACGCCTTCCAGTACATCGGCGTCAGATACGGCGTGCAGATGCGCCCGATAGTGACGAATCTGGCCGCCAGCGGCGAGGTGACACCCGCCGACAGGCGGGAGGCCCAGGCGTTCATCCGCGAGAACGATATCCGCTACATCGCCAACGGCGTCTTCGAGTCCCGCCGGCCCGCGAAGGAACTGGTCGCCGCGACCCAGGTCGAGGCGTACTTCCCGGTGACCCCCTACGCCGGTGTCCGCGAGGACTGGGTCGCCCAGAACTGGGGGTACGAGGAGATAGCCGACAACATCAACATGCCCACGTTCGAGGTCGTCCTCGGCAACAAAGCGCCCGAAGACGCCGGACCCGACGGCTGGGCGGAGGAGTGGCGGAACTTCGAATGA
- a CDS encoding aminotransferase class V-fold PLP-dependent enzyme: MDPAELRASIPALDRCTYCNTGASGPSPRNVVRAATDFLEHHAFEAPAADGPYTVAFDALEAAREVVASHLGAQPPDVAFTRSTADGINLVAQSIDWQPGDVVVRTDLEHPAGTLPWDRLVDTHDIEVRVIETEAGRLDMDDVKAAVDGARLVLLSSLTWSHGTQLPVGEVVDIAHDSGAQVLVDAVQSVGQHPVDVREWGADFVATAGHKWLLGVWGGGMLYADPDALARLRQTRIGYRSVEDMGAEEYAYHAGARRFEVGTTSPAPYVALAEAIETMEAVGLATVEARVEHLTDRLKDGLGDRLLSPEGYESGLVTFAADDPEATVSRLADRGIVVRSLPHPEAVRASVHAFNTADEIDRLLGALAP, translated from the coding sequence ATGGACCCTGCCGAGCTCCGCGCGTCGATACCCGCGCTGGACCGCTGTACGTACTGTAACACGGGTGCAAGCGGGCCGAGCCCGCGCAACGTCGTCAGGGCGGCGACGGATTTCCTGGAACACCACGCCTTCGAGGCCCCCGCGGCGGACGGACCCTACACCGTCGCGTTCGACGCCCTCGAAGCCGCTCGCGAGGTAGTCGCGTCGCATCTGGGCGCCCAACCCCCGGACGTGGCTTTCACCCGGAGCACCGCCGACGGCATCAACCTCGTCGCACAGTCCATCGACTGGCAGCCCGGCGACGTGGTCGTCCGAACCGACCTCGAACACCCCGCCGGGACGCTCCCGTGGGACCGACTCGTCGACACCCACGACATCGAGGTCCGAGTCATAGAAACCGAGGCCGGGCGGCTCGACATGGACGACGTGAAAGCGGCCGTCGACGGGGCCCGGCTCGTCCTGTTGAGCTCGCTGACGTGGAGCCACGGCACACAGCTGCCGGTCGGCGAGGTCGTCGATATCGCCCACGACAGCGGGGCGCAGGTGCTCGTCGACGCGGTCCAGTCGGTCGGACAACACCCCGTCGACGTGCGCGAGTGGGGCGCGGACTTCGTGGCGACGGCGGGCCACAAGTGGCTGCTGGGCGTGTGGGGCGGCGGGATGCTGTACGCCGACCCCGACGCGCTCGCCCGGCTTCGCCAGACTCGCATCGGCTACCGGAGCGTCGAGGACATGGGCGCCGAGGAGTACGCCTACCACGCTGGCGCCCGCCGGTTCGAGGTCGGGACCACCTCGCCCGCGCCCTACGTCGCGCTGGCCGAGGCCATCGAGACGATGGAGGCGGTGGGGCTCGCGACCGTCGAGGCGCGCGTCGAACACCTCACGGACCGGCTGAAAGACGGGCTCGGCGACCGGCTGCTCTCGCCCGAGGGATACGAGTCGGGACTGGTCACGTTCGCCGCCGACGACCCCGAAGCGACCGTCTCACGCCTCGCCGACCGGGGTATCGTCGTCCGGTCGCTCCCCCACCCCGAGGCCGTCAGGGCGTCCGTCCACGCGTTCAACACCGCCGACGAGATCGACCGGCTGCTGGGGGCCCTCGCCCCGTAG
- a CDS encoding NUDIX domain-containing protein, whose translation MDERAVVTCFLRNDGEILLLRRSDAVGSYRGRWGGVAGHVRTDDGRERGVETAARAEIAEETGLAEAVSSVRSGEPFPVEDGERRWLVHPFLFDCESRTVEPNEETADHEWVHPPEILRRATVPRLWTSYDRVRPRIATLRDDRAHGSAWLSLRALETLRDEAALAVEGRTDGREAGERDGDTWPSLAALARRLRDARPSMAVVENRINRVLLAASDDGTAGAVERAARGAIEQSVGADREAARLAAESLPDRVATLSRSGTVERALRTADPEAVLVAESRPGGEGVGVAESLSAVTDAALTTDAALPFELDEWDAGAVVVGADRVLPDGRVVNKVGTCGAALAAAEAGIDCLVVAASDKVAATDAYDLEPRDPGELYDGDAELGVANPTFDVTPADAVTAVVTEQGRLSTAEVAAVAAAHREWAAWDG comes from the coding sequence ATGGACGAACGCGCTGTCGTCACCTGCTTCCTGCGCAACGACGGCGAGATACTGCTGCTCCGACGCAGCGACGCCGTCGGGAGCTATCGGGGACGGTGGGGCGGCGTCGCCGGCCACGTGCGAACCGACGACGGTCGTGAGCGGGGAGTCGAGACGGCCGCACGGGCCGAAATCGCCGAGGAAACCGGGCTGGCCGAGGCCGTCTCCTCCGTCCGGTCAGGCGAACCGTTCCCGGTCGAGGACGGCGAGCGCCGCTGGCTGGTCCACCCGTTCCTCTTCGACTGCGAGTCGCGGACCGTCGAGCCGAACGAGGAGACCGCCGACCATGAGTGGGTCCACCCGCCCGAGATACTGCGCCGGGCGACGGTCCCTCGCCTGTGGACCAGCTACGACCGGGTCCGACCCCGAATCGCGACGCTCCGGGACGACCGCGCGCACGGCTCGGCGTGGCTCTCCCTGCGTGCGCTCGAAACGCTGCGCGACGAGGCCGCGCTGGCCGTCGAGGGGCGAACTGACGGCCGTGAAGCGGGCGAGCGGGACGGCGACACCTGGCCGTCGCTGGCGGCGCTGGCCCGCCGGCTCCGGGACGCCCGACCCTCGATGGCCGTCGTCGAGAACCGCATCAACCGCGTGCTGCTGGCCGCGAGCGACGACGGGACCGCCGGCGCTGTCGAACGGGCCGCCCGCGGGGCCATCGAACAGTCCGTGGGCGCCGACCGCGAGGCCGCGCGGCTGGCCGCCGAGTCGCTGCCCGACCGGGTGGCGACGCTCTCTCGGTCGGGGACCGTCGAACGGGCGCTTCGGACCGCCGACCCCGAGGCGGTGCTGGTGGCCGAATCACGGCCCGGCGGCGAGGGCGTCGGCGTCGCCGAGTCGCTGTCGGCGGTGACCGACGCGGCGCTGACCACCGACGCGGCCCTGCCCTTCGAGCTGGACGAGTGGGACGCCGGGGCGGTGGTCGTCGGCGCCGACCGCGTGCTACCGGACGGGCGCGTCGTCAACAAAGTCGGCACCTGCGGGGCGGCGCTGGCGGCGGCCGAGGCGGGTATCGACTGTCTCGTCGTCGCGGCCAGCGACAAGGTCGCCGCGACCGACGCCTACGACCTCGAACCCCGCGACCCCGGCGAGCTGTACGACGGCGACGCCGAGCTCGGGGTGGCGAACCCGACCTTCGACGTGACGCCGGCCGACGCCGTCACCGCCGTGGTCACCGAACAGGGCCGGCTCTCGACGGCGGAGGTCGCGGCCGTCGCGGCCGCACACCGGGAGTGGGCGGCGTGGGACGGCTAG